The Pedobacter cryoconitis genome has a window encoding:
- the gcvH gene encoding glycine cleavage system protein GcvH translates to MNFPSELKYTKDHEWVRVEGNEAFIGITDFAQRELGDIVYIDVNTVGEEVGKDDVFGSVEAVKTVSDLFMPVTATVLEINAALNDSPELVNSDPYGEGWMVKVTLSDAAQVADLLDAAAYQALVGA, encoded by the coding sequence ATGAATTTTCCATCAGAACTAAAGTACACTAAAGACCACGAATGGGTTAGAGTTGAAGGTAATGAAGCCTTTATTGGTATAACTGATTTCGCGCAACGCGAATTAGGTGATATCGTTTATATCGATGTCAATACTGTAGGTGAGGAAGTAGGTAAGGATGATGTTTTCGGTAGTGTTGAAGCCGTTAAAACTGTATCTGACTTATTTATGCCGGTTACTGCTACTGTATTAGAAATTAATGCTGCATTGAACGATAGCCCGGAATTAGTGAATTCTGATCCTTATGGAGAAGGCTGGATGGTTAAAGTAACCTTAAGTGATGCTGCTCAGGTAGCTGATTTATTGGATGCTGCTGCATACCAGGCTTTAGTTGGTGCTTAA
- a CDS encoding outer membrane beta-barrel family protein, with the protein MMTFTKNLLLIAFLFFSFSSYAQLKNGSVSGKVVNAKDRLPVDYASVAVKSLKDSSVAGVINTETDGSFVLKGLAPGPYRLTVAYLGLNNVNKEFTVSAATPSVNLGTLAMENTGLNLNTVVIKGVVTPVVVKTDTVEYSAGAYKVRENAVVEDVLKKLPGVDVAKDGSIKAQGETITRVRVDGKDFFGNDPLLATKNLPADMIDKIQVIDLLSDQAQFTGVDDGNREKIINITTKKDKKNGYFGNSSVGYGTDDRYDVNLNVNKFNKEQQFSVIGQFNNVNKQNFGGGGGLGTGTGGGGGGGGGRFAAASGAPPQGITNTNAFGINFADVYTDQTKITASYFFNKTSLFNEQTSSRENLLGDSRTLFNQNLTSNTDSKNHRFNFLIDTKIDSTMSIRVQPSVTYTETGLAQNTNYVNTYDKYQTVGTQGYNTNSTSPVIGNNILLRKKFAKKGRTLSLNINTSINDNDSKIYNDINNVTTQGDSVSNSVINQLNNQNSHSITNTSRLVYTEPISKTLNLEVNYQNTYSFNNSERFNYNFNPITSQYDIPDLTYTNTYENKTLTNAVGASLNKNTEKLNWNIGVGVQNTDRRNENLTTGNLITQNFYNIVPTAQLRYKFSKSKRLVIRYRGSTQQPSINQIQPIPDNTNAQSIPIGNPGLKPSFTNNLTVLYNNFDFAKFRSLFIFANISQTFNAFGNDSRLIDAPADPNFGKLAVVPVNVNGVYQGTLGSSLGLPIIKENKLNLNIDLGGTYARGVNFTNSLQNVTNDLSITNKYRLVSSMDKLDLTASVAGSVNRATYSAQSSANTTYYTLNPAIDVSYMFPGNIRLAVNADYFQNTGRGPEYNTNFTIVNGYISKQFFKNRGTFKVAVNDALNQNQGISRTSSNNTITDLRYNVLKRYYMFSFTYSLSRMGGKTMQNDVPMPGMGGGRSGGFGGGRRGGGDM; encoded by the coding sequence ATGATGACTTTTACAAAAAATCTCCTGCTGATTGCATTCCTCTTTTTCAGCTTTTCTTCGTATGCACAGTTAAAAAACGGCTCCGTTAGTGGAAAGGTCGTTAATGCGAAAGACCGTTTACCAGTAGACTATGCTTCAGTAGCAGTTAAAAGTCTTAAAGATTCCAGTGTTGCTGGTGTGATCAATACAGAGACCGATGGCTCTTTTGTACTCAAAGGACTTGCTCCTGGGCCTTACAGGCTTACGGTAGCTTATCTCGGTTTAAATAATGTCAATAAAGAATTTACAGTATCTGCTGCAACGCCATCAGTCAATTTAGGTACACTGGCTATGGAAAATACGGGACTGAATTTAAATACGGTGGTGATTAAAGGGGTGGTTACTCCGGTAGTAGTTAAAACTGATACGGTAGAGTATAGTGCGGGTGCTTATAAGGTCAGGGAGAATGCTGTGGTAGAAGATGTACTTAAAAAGCTGCCTGGTGTTGATGTGGCTAAGGATGGTTCGATCAAAGCTCAGGGAGAGACTATCACGCGTGTGCGTGTGGATGGGAAAGATTTCTTTGGGAATGACCCTTTATTGGCGACCAAGAATTTACCGGCCGATATGATTGATAAGATCCAGGTGATTGATTTGCTTTCGGACCAGGCTCAGTTTACAGGTGTGGACGATGGGAACAGGGAGAAGATTATTAACATTACGACCAAGAAGGATAAAAAGAATGGTTATTTCGGAAATTCAAGTGTTGGTTATGGTACTGATGATCGTTATGATGTGAACCTGAATGTCAATAAGTTTAATAAAGAGCAGCAGTTTTCTGTAATCGGTCAGTTTAACAATGTCAACAAGCAGAATTTTGGTGGCGGCGGCGGTCTGGGTACTGGTACTGGCGGTGGTGGAGGTGGCGGCGGTGGTCGTTTTGCTGCGGCATCGGGTGCTCCACCGCAAGGGATTACCAATACCAATGCTTTCGGTATTAACTTTGCCGATGTTTATACAGATCAGACTAAAATTACGGCGAGTTATTTCTTTAATAAGACTTCTTTGTTCAATGAGCAGACGAGTTCAAGAGAGAACTTGTTGGGGGACAGCAGAACTCTTTTTAACCAGAATCTGACAAGCAATACGGATAGTAAAAATCATCGTTTTAACTTTTTAATAGATACTAAGATCGATTCGACAATGTCGATCCGTGTACAGCCAAGTGTTACTTATACAGAAACCGGGTTAGCTCAGAATACCAATTATGTGAATACTTATGATAAGTATCAGACGGTGGGTACGCAAGGGTACAATACGAATTCTACCTCGCCGGTAATTGGCAATAATATTCTCTTAAGGAAGAAGTTCGCTAAAAAGGGACGTACGTTATCTTTGAATATCAATACGAGTATCAATGATAATGATTCCAAAATCTATAATGATATTAACAATGTAACGACGCAGGGTGATTCAGTAAGCAATTCGGTTATTAATCAGCTGAACAATCAGAATTCTCATTCGATTACGAATACTTCAAGATTGGTTTATACGGAACCTATCTCTAAAACGCTGAATCTGGAGGTGAACTATCAGAATACTTATAGTTTTAACAATAGTGAGCGTTTCAATTATAACTTTAACCCTATAACTTCTCAGTATGATATACCTGATCTGACTTATACGAATACTTATGAGAATAAGACGCTGACGAATGCTGTTGGGGCAAGTTTGAATAAGAATACGGAGAAGTTAAATTGGAATATAGGGGTGGGTGTGCAGAATACGGATAGAAGAAATGAAAATCTGACTACTGGTAATCTGATCACTCAGAATTTTTATAATATCGTTCCTACGGCGCAATTGCGTTATAAATTCAGCAAGAGCAAAAGGTTAGTGATCAGGTACCGTGGAAGTACGCAGCAGCCTTCGATTAATCAAATTCAGCCTATTCCGGATAACACCAATGCACAGAGTATTCCGATTGGTAATCCTGGTTTAAAGCCTTCTTTCACAAATAACCTGACTGTGCTTTACAATAATTTTGACTTTGCGAAGTTTCGTTCGCTGTTTATCTTTGCGAACATCAGCCAGACTTTTAATGCTTTCGGAAATGATAGCAGATTGATTGATGCGCCGGCTGATCCTAACTTTGGTAAGCTTGCGGTTGTTCCTGTAAATGTGAACGGGGTTTATCAGGGGACTTTAGGTTCTTCACTGGGTTTACCTATTATCAAAGAGAATAAGTTGAATCTGAATATAGATTTAGGTGGTACTTATGCCAGAGGTGTCAACTTTACTAATTCTCTGCAAAATGTGACGAATGATCTTTCGATCACCAATAAATACAGGTTGGTTTCTTCTATGGATAAACTGGATTTGACGGCTAGTGTAGCGGGGTCTGTTAACCGTGCTACTTATTCGGCACAATCATCAGCGAATACTACTTATTATACGCTGAATCCGGCGATTGATGTGAGTTATATGTTTCCTGGAAATATTCGTCTTGCTGTAAATGCGGATTACTTCCAGAATACGGGAAGAGGGCCGGAGTATAATACGAACTTCACCATTGTGAATGGGTATATCAGTAAGCAGTTTTTCAAGAACAGGGGGACTTTTAAGGTTGCTGTGAATGATGCGCTGAACCAGAACCAGGGGATTTCCAGAACTTCAAGCAATAACACGATTACAGATTTAAGGTATAATGTGCTGAAAAGATATTATATGTTCTCGTTTACTTATTCGTTAAGCAGAATGGGCGGCAAAACTATGCAGAATGATGTGCCAATGCCGGGTATGGGTGGGGGCCGTAGTGGAGGTTTTGGTGGTGGTAGAAGAGGTGGGGGGGATATGTAA
- a CDS encoding TonB-dependent receptor, whose protein sequence is MVKQLLSLIFILFLSTSLYAQHTGSVKGRITTSDGTIADGVTVKLKGTTFGAITEENGSYSIRKVPTGNYTIVVSAIGLYPKEKQITVTKETVIADFSLNENKSQLKDVQISTHKKYKVEKVSSSLRLQTKLLELPQNIKVVTSQLMADQMAFDIVDGVTRNVSGAVRVGHWDAQYANIYMRGFSIPGFRNGMNLKTPWGPLADDAATIDRIEFVKGPAGFMMANGEPGGLYNIVTKKPTGTNQSSVSLSAGGYNLARAAVDLDTKLSADGKLLFRLNVAAQTKGSFNKFNYNDKYVIAPVISYQIDSNTKVTAEYTHQHVEALALGNYGFSPKGFGDTDPSFFVGDPSLDPNKLNDHNLTLYFNHKFNKNWIFNAQAAYLNYSLFGGTPWPSTIAANGDMRRGLNISEELAINKNIQFSLQGQFKTGEIVHRVLGGMDMGNLKTWGDFSSVSQPDLQLAGNATFNIYNPVYGIPTANIPVFDRSRSIQVRSGANTYATNSTYTGVYLQDELRFLNEKLRLTLAGRFTHAETVGKTNATQMSDNAVTPRVGLSYSITKDFSAYTLYDQSFIPQSQASRSATGDVFKPVTGNNIEFGLKKDWFGGKWNSTFSMYKITKKNVLTPDPAYPLGDPNNFMVQLGEVQSKGIEFDLVGEVAEGLNLTLNYAYTDPKVTRDENKDPAKNATGTYLANTAKHITNGWLSYRYRNANSILNGIGFSGGYQMLLNRYAGSGTTQTPFADYIRFDAGISYVRGKFSITGLVSNLLDKKLFTQGSYTKVAKETATSVSYYTYIYEVPRNGRISVKYNF, encoded by the coding sequence ATGGTAAAACAATTACTTTCATTAATTTTCATCTTATTTTTAAGTACCAGTTTATACGCACAACATACGGGAAGTGTCAAAGGTAGAATCACTACTTCTGACGGAACTATTGCCGATGGGGTAACCGTAAAACTGAAGGGTACTACCTTTGGTGCAATTACTGAGGAGAATGGTTCTTATTCAATCAGAAAGGTGCCAACCGGAAACTATACTATTGTTGTTTCTGCTATTGGACTATATCCTAAAGAAAAACAAATTACAGTGACTAAAGAGACTGTAATCGCTGACTTCTCCTTGAATGAGAACAAGTCGCAGTTAAAGGACGTACAGATTTCTACCCATAAAAAATACAAAGTAGAAAAAGTCTCTTCTTCTTTACGTTTACAAACAAAATTATTGGAATTGCCTCAGAACATTAAAGTGGTTACGAGTCAACTGATGGCAGACCAAATGGCTTTTGATATTGTTGATGGCGTAACCAGAAACGTAAGTGGTGCCGTAAGAGTTGGCCACTGGGATGCGCAGTACGCAAACATTTACATGCGTGGTTTCTCTATTCCAGGCTTCCGTAATGGGATGAATTTAAAAACCCCATGGGGCCCGCTTGCAGATGATGCTGCTACAATTGACCGTATTGAATTCGTAAAAGGCCCTGCTGGCTTTATGATGGCAAATGGTGAGCCGGGTGGTCTTTACAATATCGTTACTAAAAAACCTACGGGCACGAATCAAAGTTCTGTTAGTCTGAGTGCTGGTGGATATAACCTTGCACGTGCTGCGGTAGATTTGGATACGAAGCTTTCTGCTGACGGTAAATTGTTATTTCGTTTAAACGTAGCTGCGCAGACTAAAGGCAGTTTCAATAAGTTCAATTACAATGATAAGTATGTAATTGCACCGGTAATCAGCTATCAGATTGACAGCAATACGAAAGTTACTGCTGAATATACACACCAGCACGTAGAAGCATTAGCATTGGGTAACTACGGATTCTCTCCGAAAGGATTTGGTGATACCGATCCCAGCTTCTTTGTTGGAGATCCTTCATTAGACCCAAATAAGCTGAATGACCATAACCTTACACTTTATTTCAATCATAAATTCAATAAAAACTGGATATTTAACGCACAAGCTGCCTATTTGAACTATTCCTTATTTGGTGGTACACCGTGGCCATCTACGATCGCTGCCAACGGTGATATGAGAAGAGGTCTAAACATTAGTGAAGAATTAGCTATCAATAAAAATATCCAGTTCAGCTTACAAGGCCAGTTCAAAACAGGTGAAATTGTACACAGAGTTTTAGGTGGTATGGATATGGGTAACTTAAAAACCTGGGGTGATTTTTCAAGTGTTTCACAACCAGATCTTCAGTTAGCTGGTAATGCCACTTTTAATATTTACAATCCTGTTTATGGTATACCGACTGCTAATATCCCAGTATTTGACAGGTCAAGAAGCATCCAGGTAAGATCAGGTGCAAATACTTATGCAACCAACTCAACTTATACAGGAGTATACTTACAAGACGAATTACGTTTCCTGAATGAGAAACTACGTTTAACACTGGCAGGTCGTTTTACCCATGCAGAAACTGTTGGTAAAACCAATGCAACACAAATGTCAGATAATGCAGTTACCCCAAGAGTAGGCTTAAGTTACTCCATTACCAAAGATTTCTCAGCTTACACCTTATACGACCAGAGTTTTATCCCACAATCACAAGCTTCGAGATCAGCAACCGGTGACGTTTTTAAACCCGTAACAGGTAATAACATTGAATTTGGATTGAAGAAAGACTGGTTTGGCGGAAAATGGAACTCAACATTCTCTATGTATAAAATTACAAAGAAAAATGTCCTGACCCCTGACCCGGCATACCCTCTTGGAGATCCAAATAACTTCATGGTACAGCTAGGTGAAGTTCAATCTAAAGGTATCGAATTTGACTTGGTAGGTGAAGTAGCAGAAGGCCTAAACTTAACCCTGAACTATGCTTACACAGATCCAAAAGTAACCAGAGATGAGAACAAAGATCCGGCAAAAAATGCAACCGGAACTTACCTGGCTAATACAGCTAAACACATCACTAACGGATGGTTATCATACCGTTACAGAAATGCAAACTCCATACTTAACGGAATTGGATTCTCCGGCGGTTACCAAATGCTATTAAACCGTTACGCAGGATCAGGAACTACTCAAACCCCATTTGCAGATTACATCCGTTTCGACGCAGGTATATCTTACGTAAGAGGTAAATTCTCCATCACAGGTTTAGTAAGTAACTTACTGGACAAAAAACTATTTACACAAGGATCTTATACTAAAGTTGCAAAAGAAACAGCGACATCAGTTTCTTATTACACTTACATCTATGAAGTACCTAGAAATGGAAGAATCAGTGTTAAATACAACTTCTAA
- a CDS encoding ferrous iron transport protein A, which produces MNLSQLNPGERGTIVAFTDLEMSVKLMEMGCLPGEVVEVERFAPLGDPMAIRVAGYQLCLRKNEASVIIIS; this is translated from the coding sequence ATGAATCTTTCGCAGTTAAATCCAGGAGAACGTGGCACTATTGTAGCCTTTACAGATTTAGAAATGTCAGTAAAACTAATGGAAATGGGCTGTTTGCCTGGAGAAGTTGTGGAAGTTGAACGTTTTGCGCCACTAGGTGACCCGATGGCCATACGTGTTGCCGGATACCAATTATGTTTACGTAAAAACGAAGCTTCTGTTATTATAATTTCTTAG
- a CDS encoding VanZ family protein has translation MNKFKVLLHQRLALLWTVFILILCTMKMPDSVGESGFFFTGFDKMVHLGFFFVLTILLFYGETKSQRRENFGILTIFKILMLTFALGGFIELIQLKFFTYRSAEWWDLGSDMIGVFMAIFAYVLLNKSNYEKES, from the coding sequence ATGAATAAATTCAAAGTACTCTTACATCAACGCTTAGCCCTTTTATGGACGGTGTTTATCTTGATTCTTTGTACTATGAAAATGCCTGATTCCGTCGGTGAATCAGGCTTTTTCTTTACGGGGTTTGATAAGATGGTACACCTGGGTTTTTTCTTCGTCCTTACTATTTTGCTGTTTTACGGTGAAACTAAAAGTCAGCGCAGAGAAAATTTCGGAATCTTAACTATCTTTAAGATCTTGATGCTCACCTTTGCCTTAGGTGGTTTTATCGAGCTGATCCAGTTGAAGTTCTTCACTTACCGTTCTGCGGAGTGGTGGGATCTGGGAAGTGATATGATCGGTGTATTTATGGCGATATTTGCGTATGTGTTATTAAATAAATCTAACTATGAAAAGGAAAGCTAG